From Trichoderma atroviride chromosome 1, complete sequence, one genomic window encodes:
- a CDS encoding uncharacterized protein (EggNog:ENOG41~MEROPS:MER0030934~SECRETED:SignalP(1-19)) — protein sequence MRRLFFASFVLSFTLRGNAAPVTSTDSSCLPVVDLGYELHQALSYNKTTQTYLFQNIRYAQPPVGDLRFRAPTHPKTNRTAIQTGSELRFCPQGVPPWQNDAFTPIGKYSSPVNAFTLQAWEESIKDGQPLPVDWNAGAQEDCLFLDVHVTKGAFEQASSKSKSCGDGGAPVLVWIHGGGFALGSKTGTPTPGYDPVGLFEHAAANSDEGLVFVGLNYRLGALGFMSGSEIEKNGDLNAGLLDQKFALQWVQDNIHLFGGFKERVTLMGESAGGGSVLFHMTANHGKGAGLFSQAIPQSPATIPTMQVVDDGYSQFLSYLNVSSLEEARAADTKAVIAANAAQIGAAPTTTYIFGPVIDGKYITGSPSNFIKDGAFDKSVKVMAGHNMFEGAFFFDPNVDTNDEFASWINRSFAGLRSKDVAHLATVLYPPQYDGSLGYIDMDTRQMKLWGEAVIDCNYYWIGQGVRDKGYAYEFGVSPGFHVQDLKYTFNDPTSPAPWPKAQDTLQEAIITFVQEGVPKFTNQKTFPHLGPHGTIVNVTSQGGRGNDQECECHEV from the exons ATGCGTCGCCTCTTTTTCGCAAGCTTCGTTTTGTCATTCACACTCAGAGGCAATGCAGCGCCAGTCACCAGCACCGACTCTAGTTGTCTGCCTGTTGTAGACTTGGGATAT GAATTGCACCAAGCCCTCTCCTACAACAAGACGACGCAAACCTATCTGTTCCAAAACATTCGATATGCCCAGCCTCCCGTTGGCGACCTTCGATTCCGAGCCCCGACGCACCCCAAGACTAACCGAACCGCCATCCAAACCGGCTCCGAATTGCGATTCTGCCCACAAGGTGTTCCACCTTGGCAGAACGACGCATTCACTCCCATCGGCAAATACTCGAGCCCGGTCAATGCGTTCACTCTTCAAGCCTGGGAGGAGAGCATCAAAGATGGTCAGCCTCTGCCAGTTGATTGGAACGCGGGTGCTCAAGAAGACTGTCTTTTCCTCGATGTCCACGTTACCAAAGGGGCCTTTGAGCAGGCGAGTTCAAAGTCGAAATCgtgtggagatggaggagcccCTGTACTTGTCTGG ATtcacggcggcggctttgctCTCGGCTCCAAGACTGGCACACCAACTCCCGGCTACGATCCAGTTGGCCTTTTTGAGCATGCTGCTGCAAATTCTGATGAGGGCCTCGTCTTTGTCGGCCTCAATTACCGTCTCGGAGCCCTTGGATTCATGTCCGGCTCCgagattgaaaagaatgGAGACCTAAACGCAGGGCTTCTCGATCAAAAGTTTGCCCTGCAGTGGGTTCAAGATAATATTCACCTCTTTGGAGGCTTCAAAGAGCGCGTCACCCTTATGGGAGAGTCTGCAGGCGGAGGCTCAGTCTTGTTTCATATGACTGCAAACCACGGCAAGGGCGCCGGTCTGTTTTCTCAAGCCATCCCGCAAAGCCCAGCTACCATTCCGACCATGCAAGTTGTGGACGACGGCTATAGCCAGTTTCTGTCGTATCTCAACGTGagcagcttggaagaagccCGGGCCGCTGATACGAAAGCAGTGATTGCTGCCAATGCTGCGCAAATTGGGGCCGCTCCAACCACGACTTACATCTTTGGCCCTGTGATTGACGGCAAATACATTACCGGTTCCCCCAGCAACTTCATCAAGGATGGAGCGTTCGATAAGTCGGTCAAAGTCATGGCTGGCCATAACATGTTTGAAGGCGCATTCTTCTTCGACCCCAATGTGGACACCAATGACGAATTCGCCTCCTGGATCAATCGATCATTCGCCGGCCTTAGGAGCAAAGACGTTGCTCATCTGGCCACCGTACTGTATCCACCACAGTATGACGGATCTCTGGGATACATCGACATGGATACGCGGCAAATGAAGCTCTGGGGAGAGGCTGTCATTGACTGCAACTATTATTGGATCGGGCAAGGCGTCCGTGACAAGGGATATGCTT ACGAATTTGGCGTCTCTCCGGGATTCCATGTCCAGGATCTCAAGTACACCTTCAACGATCCCACGTCTCCAGCGCCGTGGCCCAAGGCACAGGATACCCTGCAAGAAGCGATTATTACGTTTGTGCAGGAGGGAGTCCCCAAATTCACCAACCAAAAGACATTCCCGCATCTTGGGCCACATGGCACTATCGTCAATGTCACTTCTCAGGGGGGGCGTGGAAACGACCAGGAATGTGAATGCCACGAGGTGTGA
- a CDS encoding uncharacterized protein (EggNog:ENOG41~MEROPS:MER0030934~SECRETED:SignalP(1-19)), with amino-acid sequence MRRLFFASFVLSFTLRGNAAPVTSTDSSCLPVVDLGYELHQALSYNKTTQTYLFQNIRYAQPPVGDLRFRAPTHPKTNRTAIQTGSELRFCPQGVPPWQNDAFTPIGKYSSPVNAFTLQAWEESIKDGQPLPVDWNAGAQEDCLFLDVHVTKGAFEQASSKSKSCGDGGAPVLVWIHGGGFALGSKTGTPTPGYDPVGLFEHAAANSDEGLVFVGLNYRLGALGFMSGSEIEKNGDLNAGLLDQKFALQWVQDNIHLFGGFKERVTLMGESAGGGSVLFHMTANHGKGAGLFSQAIPQSPATIPTMQVVDDGYSQFLSYLNVSSLEEARAADTKAVIAANAAQIGAAPTTTYIFGPVIDGKYITGSPSNFIKDGAFDKSVKVMAGHNMFEGAFFFDPNVDTNDEFASWINRSFAGLRSKDVAHLATVLYPPQYDGSLGYIDMDTRQMKLWGEAVIDCNYYWIGQGVRDKGYACE; translated from the exons ATGCGTCGCCTCTTTTTCGCAAGCTTCGTTTTGTCATTCACACTCAGAGGCAATGCAGCGCCAGTCACCAGCACCGACTCTAGTTGTCTGCCTGTTGTAGACTTGGGATAT GAATTGCACCAAGCCCTCTCCTACAACAAGACGACGCAAACCTATCTGTTCCAAAACATTCGATATGCCCAGCCTCCCGTTGGCGACCTTCGATTCCGAGCCCCGACGCACCCCAAGACTAACCGAACCGCCATCCAAACCGGCTCCGAATTGCGATTCTGCCCACAAGGTGTTCCACCTTGGCAGAACGACGCATTCACTCCCATCGGCAAATACTCGAGCCCGGTCAATGCGTTCACTCTTCAAGCCTGGGAGGAGAGCATCAAAGATGGTCAGCCTCTGCCAGTTGATTGGAACGCGGGTGCTCAAGAAGACTGTCTTTTCCTCGATGTCCACGTTACCAAAGGGGCCTTTGAGCAGGCGAGTTCAAAGTCGAAATCgtgtggagatggaggagcccCTGTACTTGTCTGG ATtcacggcggcggctttgctCTCGGCTCCAAGACTGGCACACCAACTCCCGGCTACGATCCAGTTGGCCTTTTTGAGCATGCTGCTGCAAATTCTGATGAGGGCCTCGTCTTTGTCGGCCTCAATTACCGTCTCGGAGCCCTTGGATTCATGTCCGGCTCCgagattgaaaagaatgGAGACCTAAACGCAGGGCTTCTCGATCAAAAGTTTGCCCTGCAGTGGGTTCAAGATAATATTCACCTCTTTGGAGGCTTCAAAGAGCGCGTCACCCTTATGGGAGAGTCTGCAGGCGGAGGCTCAGTCTTGTTTCATATGACTGCAAACCACGGCAAGGGCGCCGGTCTGTTTTCTCAAGCCATCCCGCAAAGCCCAGCTACCATTCCGACCATGCAAGTTGTGGACGACGGCTATAGCCAGTTTCTGTCGTATCTCAACGTGagcagcttggaagaagccCGGGCCGCTGATACGAAAGCAGTGATTGCTGCCAATGCTGCGCAAATTGGGGCCGCTCCAACCACGACTTACATCTTTGGCCCTGTGATTGACGGCAAATACATTACCGGTTCCCCCAGCAACTTCATCAAGGATGGAGCGTTCGATAAGTCGGTCAAAGTCATGGCTGGCCATAACATGTTTGAAGGCGCATTCTTCTTCGACCCCAATGTGGACACCAATGACGAATTCGCCTCCTGGATCAATCGATCATTCGCCGGCCTTAGGAGCAAAGACGTTGCTCATCTGGCCACCGTACTGTATCCACCACAGTATGACGGATCTCTGGGATACATCGACATGGATACGCGGCAAATGAAGCTCTGGGGAGAGGCTGTCATTGACTGCAACTATTATTGGATCGGGCAAGGCGTCCGTGACAAGGGATATGCTTGTGAGTGA
- a CDS encoding uncharacterized protein (EggNog:ENOG41), translating to MDGSLLFVNKTQTSRVLSRSKAGERSAILSHVQNKRRRHEAEVSQSLKPWAGFTTTLSASDVSEISKTVEVKLKFVDHDVTARSVKSSEDSQKQKKKQREAVVKRLTPAYASSKSLSKAMQPSYNASDPFHCTVANLDAGTHAILHITFPHASRVNFLAESFAPPERLLQHAPMRHDRMFQLRLKRCVEDEKLIYSTLAYGSSLLGWTMGRFHSGKQPEYFLDKALRAVRVYLSTPGYIVDNWLLLSMYGLAITEMWNCLPSMWRQLPDRHAMASKLGYRGFSACRMHLKTLLQVVECAGGWKKFDPYVLDSVILADKFMAITSRKPPIIPVTWDPGQLPESLEEFGITEEELLVILPRLGTGFHIESLSEELNNILQDLVAYCRIANAAWSYPSIRPDTEGWLFRRSQALSYRLLLHALDQNAKHLERFQLQFMRYDTGRRHPAETSVQTSLTKSYPQFLASLRVAA from the exons ATGGATGGCTCGCTTCTCTTTGTAAACAAGACACAAACGTCCCGCGTCTTGTCGAGAAGCAAAGCCGGCGAACGATCAGCCATTTTGAGCCATGTGCAGAACAAACGACGCAGGCACGAGGCGGAAGTATCGCAGTCATTGAAGCCATGGGCCGGATTCACCACCACTCTATCAGCGTCGGATGTTTCGGAAATATCGAAGACGGTGGAAGTGAAGCTGAAATTTGTTGATCATGATGTGACAGCTCGGTCTGTTAAGTCATCAGAAGATAGtcaaaagcagaagaagaaacaaagagaggcGGTTGTAAAGAGACTCACACCGGCATATGCGTCATCCAAATCTCTGTCAAAGGCCATGCAACCCTCCTACAACGCCTCAGACCCCTTCCACTGCACCGTCGCCAATCTGGATGCCGGCACCCACGCTATCCTTCACATAACCTTTCCTCACGCCTCACGGGTAAATTTCCTTGCCGAGTCTTTTGCACCACCAGAAAGGCTTCTGCAGCACGCACCCATGAGGCACGACAGAATGTTCCAACTGCGGCTAAAACGCTGTGTTGAGGACGAGAAGCTCATATACTCGACTCTTGCATACGGATCTAGCCTCTTGGGTTGGACGATGGGCCGATTCCACTCTGGCAAGCAGCCAGAATACTTTCTCGACAAGGCTCTTCGTGCTGTGCGAGTCTATCTCTCTACTCCCGGATATATCGTCGACAATTGGCTGCTTCTATCCATGTATGGCCTTGCAATCACGGAGATGTGGAATTGCTTGCCCAGTATGTGGAGGCAGTTGCCAGACAGACACGCCATGGCCTCCAAATTGGGGTATCGCGGCTTCTCTGCATGCCGAATGCATCTCAAGACACTGCTTCAAGTTGTCGAATGCGCCGGGGGGTGGAAGAAATTCGATCCCTATGTGCTGGACAGCGTGATATTGGCAGACAAATTCATGGCCATTACTAGTCGAAAGCCGCCTATCATTCCCGTGACGTGGGATCCAGGGCAGCTGCCCGAAAGTCTGGAAGAGTTCGGGATcacggaagaagagctgTTGGTGATACTGCCTCGCCTTGGAACAGGCTTCCATATAGAGTCGCTTTCAGAAGAGCTTAATAACATCTTGCAAGATCTGGTTGCGTATTGTCGTATCGCCAACGCAGCATGGTCGTACCCTTCCATCAGACCCGACACGGAAGGCTGGCTATTTCGGCGATCCCAAGCACTCTCGTATCGCCTCCTACTTCATGCCCTGGATCAGAACGCGAAGCACCTTGAACGCT TCCAGCTCCAGTTCATGCGGTATGATACAGGAAGACGACATCCAGCTGAAACATCAGTCCAAACTTCCTTGACCAAAAGCTATCCGCAGTTTCTCGCCAGCCTCAGAGTAGCCGCCTGA